GAAAGAACAGCACCAGTTAAAACATACCCTGCAAATGGTTTTGGTTTATACGATATGGCAGGTAATGTTTGGGAATTTACAACCGATTGGTATAATGTGAACTACTATGATGAATTAATTGCCAAAAAAGAGAAAGCTATAAACCCTAAAGGAGCAGATAAAGGTTACAATCCCAATAATCCTTATTTACAAGAAAAAATAATAAAAGGCGGTTCCTTTTTATGTAGCGATTCGTATTGTGCAAGTTATAGGGTGTCTTCTAGAATGGGAACTAGTATAGATTCATCAGCAGAACATGTTGGGTTTAGAACGGTAGCTACACCAGAGATGTTAATAAATAAAGACTGAGTATCTTTAATAAAAAAGCTTCCATAGAGTATCTGAAGTTTTTTATTCTATTCCATTCGTGAAATATTTAGCAAAACATGTGTTTATATTTCTATATTAATATTCGATTTTTAGTTATTAATCAATAATATTTTTACATATTTGATTTTGATTAGTTCTATTTAATATAAATATTGATTTGATTCAAAATTAGTGCTCTTGAGATAATAATCATAAATTTATAAGAAGAGCAAGCCTGCAATAGTTTTCGTTATATGCTCACTTTTGCTAAAAAAAATGGTTTAAATTTATTGTTTTAGTTACCCCAAAAAATAACATTGAATTATACAGTCAAATAATATTAGATTTATCTTTAGGTTTTTTTAAAACCTCATACTGTATAAAATCAACAACATAAATATAATTTTAACCTTTAGTCGTGTTCTGTACGCGACAGAAAAACACAATCCCACATGAAAAGAAATGTACATAAAGACTTTTTATCTTGAGTTGGACAACAAAGTAATACCTTTGCAAACCTTAGATATATTAATAATATTGTTCACCTAGATTTTACAAAATGGAAAAAACAAAACTTAATCTTTTGCTTGCCGATGATGATATAGACGATTGCGATTTTTTTAAAGATGCACTTGAAGAAATATCTGTTCCTGCAAATCTTAGTACCGTAAATAATGGAGTTGAACTCATGAATTTGTTATTAACAGAGCCTGTTAACTATCCCGATATTATTTTCCTTGACCTCAATATGCCAAGAAAATCAGGCATGGAATGTATCAGTGAAATTAAGGCTATAGATAAGTTAAACCATATTCCTATTATTATTTACTCTACGTCGCTCGATATGAATGTGGTAAACCTTCTTTACGACAAAGGGGCTCATTATTACATTCAAAAGCCAGGTAAATTTGCAGTATTAAAAAAAGTGATAAAAGAAGCTATTACCCAATTCCATATTAATAATTCATTGCGGCCTACAAGAGAAAAATTTATAATTCAACCTTAAATGAGTTTATGAGCATTGAAACTAGAGAACACAATTTTTTTCAAGAAGGCGGAGAAATGGGTAAGCTTATCAGAGCGAAAGACTGGAGTAAAACTCCGTTAGGTCACCCAGACATTTGGCCACAACCTTTACGAACCATGATAAGTGTAATGCTTGATAACCCTTTTGGCATGTATATCGCTTGGGGTAAAGAGTATACTCAAATCTATAACGACGGCTATCGCCCTATTTTAGGTGCCACAAAGCATCCTGAAGCTTTGGGGATTAGCTCAAGAGAAACTTTTTCCGAGATATGGCATATTATTGGTTCTATGTTTGATGGCGTAATGGATGGGATACCGATTGGATTTCCAGACTTCATGCTTCCTCTTAATAGAAATGGATATGTGGAAAATTGTTATTTTGATTTTGCTTACAGCCCTATAAGGTTGGATAATGGTGAAGTAGGCGGCGTATTAGTTACTGTAATAGAAACGACTGATAAGAAAAAAGCTATCGAAGATTTGAAAGAAAGCGAAGAAAGATTTCGTACTATGGCAGAAGGTACTGATATTTTTATTTCGGTTGGAGATGAAAATAGCAGGACCACTTATTTTAATAATGCTTGGGTTAAATTGACCGGAAGGTCTATGGAAGAATTATTGAAGTTGGGCTGGCTAGACCTAATACATCCAGAAGACAGAGAACAATATGTAAATATTTATTTGAATGCCTTTCAAAAGAGAGAACCATTTACAGGAGAGTTTCGCATATTAAATAGCGAAGGGAAATATAGCTGGTTACTTGCACAAGGACCACCTCGTTTTCGCTCCGATGGAAGTTTTGCAGGATATATAAGCTCGTGCGTAGACATTACCGACCAAAAGACCTTCGAAATAGAACTTCAGGAAAATAAAGATCAATTAGAGTTTGCTATAGACTCAACGGAATTAGGCACTTGGGATTACAACCCAATATCCAATAAATTTTCAGCAAACGACAGGCTTAAGGAATGGTTTGGACTGCGTAATGACAAAGAAATTGACCTTAGAGATGCTCTTGTTGCTATCGAAGAAAACGATAAGCAGAGGGTAACAAACGCCATACAAAAAGCATTAGAATATGCTTCAGGTGGCGTTTATGATATTGAATTTAGCATTCTTCATATAGTAACAAAACAAGAAAGAATTGTTCATGCAAAAGGTAGAGTCTGGTTTAATGAAGAAAAAGTTGCTTATCGTTTAAATGGAACATTAGAGGATATTACCGAGAAAACCATTGCCAACAAAAAGACAAAAGAAACGGAGTTACATATTCGCACTATGGTGTCAGAGTCTCCTATTGGTATTTGTGTAATTGATGCCACAACTTTGATAAGTGAAATTGTGAATAACAGTTTCATTGAAATAGCAGGCAAACCCAGAGAAGAAATTATTGGAAAATTTTACTGGGATACTTTTGCCGAGGTAAGATCATACTATGAAACAGCATTGAGTAAAGTTATTGAAACTGGCAATCCATTCTATGCGAATGAAGAAGAATTGAGACTAATTCGTCATGGTAAGGAAGAAATTATTTATGTAACTTTTGTGTATGCCCCTTTAAAGGATGAAAAAGGAAAAGTAGTGAAAGTTGCGGTATGGGTACTTGAAAACACCTTACAGGTAGAAGCTCGTAAAAAAATAACCATTAGTGAAAATAATTTAAGATTGATGATCCTCCAAGCACCTGTTGCTATTTCCATTTTGAGAGGAGATGATTATAAAGTTGAAATAGCCAATAAATATGCTCTTGAACTTTGGGGAAGATTAGAAGAAGAGGTCATGAATATATCTATTTTCGATTCCATGCCCGAACTTTCAACCCAAGGAATAAAAGAACTTCTTGATGATGTAGCGCATACTGGTAAACGCTTTGAATCACCTGAATTGCCTATTCAATTGGTAAGAAATGGCATCTTGGAAACGGTATATATCAATTTTTCCTATGAAGCACTTTATGATGCTGAGGGGAAAATAAATGGTATTATGAGTATTGGTTTTGATATTACTTCTCAGGTTAAAGCAAGAAAAAATGTAGAAGAAAGTGAAAAACGGTACCATAATCTAATATATTCATCGCCATCTGCTATAGGCATTTTATATGGAGACAATTTAATAATTACCATTGCTAATGACCCCATCTTAGAAATTTGGGGTAAAGGAAGAGAAATAATGGGTAAACCTTATTTTGATGCTTTGCCCGAATTGGCCACACAAGGTTATAAAGAAATTTTTGCGGAGGTCTACACGACAGGGGTTCCTTTTAATGCTGTTGAAACCCCCGTTCATATTATACAGGAAGGAAAAGAGACTTTAAAGTACTACAATTTCCTAGTATATGCTCAAAAAAATATTGAAGGGAAAGTTGATGGTGTGGGTATTATTGCTACCGAGGTTACTTCTCAAGCACTTTTAAATAATAAAATTAAAGAAAGCGAACAAAGTATTCGTGCCTTGGTGGAAAGTGCACCTTTCCCAATAGGGGTTTTTGTAGGAGAAGAAATGAGGATATCGCTTGCTAATCAATCTATTATTGATGCATGGGGAAAAGGAAGTGATGTGGTGGGTAAATTATATAGAGATATACTACCAGAATTTGGAAACCAACAGATATTTGAGCAAATACGTCGGGTACTGCAAACAGGAATCCCTTTTCATGCCAAAAACCAAAAAGTTGATATCGTCAAAAACCAAAAATTAAGTACTTTTTATTATAATTATAGTTTTACTCCTTTGATGGATAGTTCTGGGAATGCATATGCCGTTATGAATACAGCAGCCGAAGTAACTGAATTGCATGAGGCGAAACAGAAAGTGGAAGAAAGTGAGAAACGATTTAGAGATTCAGTAAAGCAAGCACCGCTAGGTATTACTATTTTTAGAGGTCCTGATTATGTTGTTGAAATGGCTAATGAAAATTATCTATTATTAGTAGATAAAACGGAAGCGCAATTTGTGGGCAAACCCCTTTTTGAAACCTTGCCCGAAGTCAAAGAAACCCTTGTATCAATCATCGCAGAAATATATAAAACAGGTGAAGCTTATTATGGATACGAATTTCCCATTAAATTAAATAGGCATGGTAAAATAGAAGACACTTATTTCAATTTTGTTTATCATCCTTTAAAAGAAAATAATGTTATATCTGGTATTATGGCTGTAGCTACCGAGGTAACTGCCACGGTAAAAGCAAAGCATCTTATTGAGGAAAATGAAGAGAAACTTAATGTTATCATCGATGCCAGCGAATTAGGAGTGTGGGAATATGATTTAAAAACCTCTGAAAGTGTTACATCCAATCGATTTCTTGATATTTTTGGATTTCCGAGAGAAAATCATATTCCACATAAACATCTTGTATCCCGTATCCATCCTGATGATCTGGCTATAAGAAAAGCCGCATTTGAAAGATCATTTGAAACGGGAATACTTCACTATGAAGCACGATTAATATTAGACGACAAGTCGCTACGTTGGATTGAAGTTAAGGGAAAAGTATTCTATGATGTCAAAAAAAACCCAGATCGCTTAATAGGAACCATTAGGGATATTTCTGAAGAGCGTAATTCCCAACAAATGCTAATTGAGCGAGAACAGAAATTTCGATTATTAGCAAATTCAATGCCGCAACATATTTGGACATCTGATCCTGAAGGTAATCTAAATTATTTCAACCAATCTGTTTACGATTTTTCAGGAATAACACAGGAGGATATAGATAAAGAAGGCTGGATTCAAATTGTACATCCAGACGATAAAGAAGAAAACATTAAACAGTGGAACGAGTCAATCAAAACAGGAAAAGACTTTTTAATTGAACACCGTTTTCGAAAGCATACTGGAGAATATCGCTGGCAATTAAGTCGTGCTATACCTCAAAAAGATAATGATGGTGTTATAAAAATGTGGGTAGGAACCAGTACGGATATTCAAGAACAAAAAATGTTTACAAATGAATTGGAAAAGCAAGTACAGCAGCGAACCGGTGAGTTGAATCAAAAAAACATTGATCTCGAAAAAATGAATAAGGAGTTACAGTCATTTGTGTATATATCCAGCCATGATTTACAGGAACCTTTACGTAAAATACAAACGTTTGCTTCCCGTATTTTAGAAACAGAATATGCCACTTTATCAGAAAACGCTAAAAAACATTTTAATAGAATGCAGGAGTCGGCAAATAGAATGCAAAACTTAATACAAGACTTGTTTGCTTATTCGCGAACCAATGTTGAAGAAAGAAAATTTGAAATTGTTAACCTGTCTAAAATTGTTGAAGAAATAAAAGAAACACTAAAGGAGGAGTTAGAGGAAAAAAATGTAACTATTGAACTCATTAATATCTATGATATTAAAATCATCCCTTTTCAGTTTAAACAACTTATGATCAATTTAGTAAGTAACTCTATTAAGTTTTCAAGGATAGCCACCCCACTCCACATAAAAATTGATTGCATAATAGCAGAAGGATCAAAATTTGATATTGATAAGCTATCTGCTAAAAAGAAATATTGTCATATTAGTATTTCAGATAATGGGATAGGATTTGAACAACAATATAGCGAAAAAATATTTGATGTATTTCAACGTCTTCATGGTAAGGAAGAATATACTGGAACAGGTATTGGGCTGGCTATTGTCAAAAAAATAGTGGAAAATCATGGCGGAATTATTTTGGCGAAGGGTGAGTTAAACCATGGCGCTACATTTAATATTTATATTCCTGTTTAATAACTACTTTGGGTAGTGGCCATAATCTGTCGATTTCAGATAATAAAAAAAAGGACAAATCAAATAATAATGATTTGTCCCTTCATGTACTCAAGGCGGGAATATCCTAAAGCATATTAGATTCTGACAACCAACGCATTTAATTAACTTGACCGAAAGGTTTTTTTTTAATTTGAAGATAACTTTAGTGTTCTTTTGACGAGTTCATTCTTCTTTTTATACCTGATTTCATTAAAAATTGATTGAATACCCCTAAAGTAGTTAGGGGAAACCCCTACTTTAGGTTTGGTAATTCTGTTTATATTAGTTGTTTTAAACATGTTGTTTTGACCAATTATATAATAATAAAAGCCCAAGATGGTGTGATTAATAAAATCACCTCAATATTGGATGAATTTGCAGATTTTAACTGTGTTGGCTATACATATAACCACGAAGAGTCTATGGATGTCGTTTTGCGAGAAATGCCTGACCTAATTTTTATTAATATAGATTTTAATAAAAACAACCCATTTGGTCTAGTTAGTGAATTAAATCAATATTTAAAAAGCGATACAGAATTTATTGCCATATCTTCTTCAAAAGAAAAAACTTATGAAGCAATAAAAATGGGTTTTTTTGACTATTTACTAACCCCAACAACTGAGTTAGAAATAAGGAAAGCAGTAATAAGATTTAAAAAAAAATACCCTATTAAAATAAACAATACTATTTGCTTAAAATCGTATAAAGATTATCAATATTTAAGCTTAGATGAAATTTTATTTTTAAGAGCAGATAATAATACCACCGATTTCCACATGATTGATGAAGTAGTGATTACTGCTTATAAAACTCTTAAAACATTTGAACCTGTTTTACCAGAAAATTTTTTAAGAGTACATAAAAGTTATATAATTAATTGTAATTATGTTTCTAGAGTTAATTATGGAAACTCAAAATGCACACTAAAAAAAAGTAATTTAAGTGTGCCTTTTACAAAAACTTATAAGAACAATGTGGAGTTTATGGTTAATTTATTATCACCTTCGACTTCATGTATTAAATTAAATTAATATTCCTTTCAAAAAGAGCTGTTATACCCTTGCAAACATACCTTTCACTATTTCTTATAATAAAAGTCAATTAATGATTATTTTGTTTAGTATTTTCCTCCTTCAATTATGAAATTATACCAAGAATTTGTTCGGTTTAAAAAGTTATAGGTACACATACAATTGTTTATTGTATGGTTTAGTTTTGTTAAAATAGGCATATATATTTTTTTGTCCCTCACTTAAATAAGTATTTAGAATTATTAATAGTAACAATAAGCGTAATTTTTAAATTCTAATTAATTATAAATATGAACAAAATAATTAAGGTATTACTAATTGAGGATGAGCCTTTAACCATAGAGGCATACCAACGAGCTTTAAATGAAACAGCTTCTTTTAATGAGAGCTTAGAATTCGATATTGATTCAGCAAGCAATTGTGATAATGCCTTATTAAAACTTAAAGGGGACAAAACTAATTGCGGTATAGACATTGTTTTTTTAGATATGAGGATACCTTCATCGAAAGACGGTGTTATTTTAAGCGGTGAAGATTTGGGAATTAAAATAAAGAATACTTTTAAAAATATTAAGATTATAGTATCTACATCTTACGACGACGCCTTTAGAATATCCAGTATTTTGAAAAGTATTAATCCCGATGGCTTTTTGATTAAGAGTGATTTATCAGCAGCTCTTCTATTAGAAGCTATTAAGGTTGTTGTTTCTGAACCTCCATATTATAGTCAAACAGTTTTACAAATACTAAGAAAACAAGCGACTAATGATTTTGTTGTAGATAATATAGACAGAAAAATGCTGTACGAATTGTCTAATGGTACTAAAATGAATGAATTGCCCCAAGTCCTTCCTCTTTCAATTGCTGCTTTAGAACGTAGAAAACGATTGTTGCGAGATATTTTTAACGTTACAGGAAAAGGTGATAGAGATTTGCTCACAGCGGCGCGTGAAAGAGGGTTTATTTAAATTTAATAAATTTTTAATATCTCATTACAAGCGAAATAGATAGTATGGTATAGGGATTTCTTTTTTAATTCGACTCAATTCTGGGGAATTAAGCCAATTGATTCAAATTTAAAAAATAAGGAATTGCCTTGACTATTTTAGGTAATAACCTTAGCTCATACACAAGCAAGCATTGTACGTTTAATCATTGGGTTTTTATTAAATCTAATAGCAGCTATTGTATCCATAAAATTATATTTCCATTGAATAAATATTTCAAATATAAGATTTGTAAATCGTATAATATCAAATCTTCATCTCTGATAAACGCTATTTTTATATGCCTGATAATTTCAATTTTTTGTGGGTGCTTGGTTTTGATTTCTCACTATCAAAATATATTGAACAACCAACTTTATGAACAAGAGAATTTAATTTATAGAAACGATTCTGCTTTTAATTATTTATTAAATAATGCAGAATCTATTCAATATAACCAGTTTCAAGAAATAGACATATTTGAAGATGGGACTTCATCATACATTCAAAAAAAGAATTGGGGATTTTATGATGTTTTAGTTTGCAAAACCAATTTTAGGAATGACACTATTTCAAAAATAGTATTAGTTGGACAACTAACTAATTCTAAAAATAGTTTAGCTCTATATGTGACAAATTATGATAAGCCTCTGAAATTATCTGGAAAAACAAATATATCCGGACAAATTAAAATTCCTAATGGTCTTACAGAATTGGCTTATATAAATGGCAACAAAGGGAATACTATTGTTCTTAAAGGAGAACAATCAAAATCGGGAGATATACTTCCAAAAATAGAAAAAAACATATTTATAGATATTTCAAAATACACACCTATTACTCTAGACACCTTTGATGAAAATCCAGTAATAATAAACAGTTTTGATGAGACCACTAGGGTAATCAATTTAAGTGACATGAAAGAGCTTAGCAATATAACATGTAAAGGAAACATTGTATTGAGCTCAAACAACGAATTAAAAATAACTAATACTGCCAAATTAACAGATGTTATTGTGTCTGCGCCTACAGTACACATTATGCCTGGTTTTAAGGGCAATATCCAAATTATAGCCAAAGATAGTGTTAATATAGAAGAGCATGTTTCATTGCTTTACCCTTCAAGTATTTATATTAAAAATGATAATGGCAAAGCCTCTATTATTATAAATGACTATTCAACTATAGCAGGGGGTATTGTTATAGATGGAGACACTTACGCTGGAGTATTAAATCGGTCCTTAATAATACATGAAAAAGCTACTGTAATTGGCAATGTATATTGTTATGGTAGAACACAATTGGAGGGCAAAGTTATTGGAAGCATTTGTACCGATAAGTTTTTTCTAAAAACAAAATCATCTAATTATGAGAATGTTATTCTAAACGGAACTATAAACAGAGATAGTTTGCCAAAAGATTTTGTGGAATTACCCTTGTTCATAAATAATTTTAATGAAAGAAAATATGCCGTCATTAAAAAATTTTAAAAACCTTAAAGCATCGTCAATTACCGAATCGGTTATTGCTATTTCAATTATTTCGATTTGTGCTTTGGTAGCCTTTACAATTTATTTAAATGTAATCAAGCAAAACAAATCAATACATTATTATAATGCGAAGCATACTATTAACTTTTTGATTGAAGAAAGCGTTCAACAAAATGATTATGAAGACAATAGCTATTCTTATAATGAATATACAATTGATAAAAAGGTTGGTGTTAATAAAAGAAATCATACCGCTCTTTTGACTTTCACCTTTAAATCAGGAAACAAAACCAATGTGATAACTAAGCTAATTTCCTATAATGAATATTAAACATCTTAAGGGATTTACCATATTAGAAGTTTTAATAACTCTTGTTTTAATGAGTATTATTATTTCAATTACTTTTTCATTATTTAATTTAATGGGTAAACAATTATCTCTTTTTGAAAAGGAAAACACTCAAGTGCTTGAATATAATTTATTTAACACAACGCTGCTAAGAGATATTGATAAAGCTAATAATTTTAGTTATGCAGAAAGCGATTTAGTTTTAAAATTCTATGATGAAACTGAGGTAAATTATACTGTAAATTCCAAATACATTTTAAGGAATAACCACATAAAAATAGACACATTCAAGTTGAGAGTTAATGGTTATCAGTTTATAAATAGTGATGAAAAAACTAATAATAACACAACCTTTCTATTATCATTAAAAGTGTTAAATGATACGATTAATGCTAATTATTTTCTAAGCAAGAATAATTCCGATATAATAAATAACAGCTATTTTAATGAAGATTGATACTATTTCATATAAGACTAATAAAAAAGATTCATTAAAAGTTGATTTCAATATGTCCATGCCAACTTTTAAAAATTTTTCAGACAAACATAAGGAAGATTTTTATAGGGAGTTTTCCACACTTATTAGGTCTGGAGTAGATTTTAATCAAGCGTTGTCCATTTTAACAGATCAACAAAAATCTGAATTTGTTCGCTCTATCTATAAAACTATTAATGATGATGTGGTGAAAGGAAAATCGCTTCACGAAGCTATAAAGAATCACAAATATTTTTCGCCTTACGAATATTATAGTATAAAAATTGGTGAAGACACGCGACGCTTACCTGAAATATTTGATCAATTGCAAAAGTTTTTTTCAAGGAAAATTAAAATGAAACGTCAAGTTGTTTCCGTATTGGCTTATCCCATTTTTGTGTTATTCATAACGTTTGCTGTACTCTATTTTATGCTCAATTTTGTGGTGCCCATGTTTGCATCTGTGTTTCAGCAGTTTGGTAAAGATCTCCCAGAAATAACACAGTTTGTGGTAAATGTGTCCAATAATTTTAATACCATACTTTTAATTGCATTAGTAATATGTGTTTCCATATATGTAGCCCACAAAGTATTAAATAAAAATAATTCTTATCAAGATATTAAATCTAGGGTAGTTTTGAAAATCCCCTATTTTGGAAATCTAATTAAGAAGATTTATTTAGCGCGTTTTTGCCAGTCATTTAGTCTATTATTATCTGCAAAAACACCATTAATTACTTCATTAGAGCTCACTGAAAAAATGATTTCTTTTTATCCGTTAAAGTTGGCTATTTCTCAAGCAAAAAAGGATGTGTTAAAAGGAGAAACATTGTCTAATAGCTTGAAAAAAAGTACGTTTTTCACATCTAAGATTATTTCGTTAACATCAATTGGGGAACAAATTAACGAGTTAGATACTATGTATGAGGGTTTGGCAAATCAGTACAACGAAGATGTAGACCATGAAACAAAAATGATAGGGACCATATTAGAGCCTTTAATGATAGTAATTATTGGAGGTATAGTTGGTTTTATTATGATAGCCATGTATTCGCCTATTTTCAACTTGAGCAAGGTTATTCAAAATTAGAAGATTAATATTAAATACTTAAAAATGAAAAAGTCCGTATTAAAGTTAAATAATAAAAAGCTACAACTAAAAGCATATTCTATGTCTGAGATCTTAATAGTACTCTGTATTATTGGTATTCTAATTTATTTGGTTGTTCCTAACCAAACATCGGTAGTTACAAGCGCCAAATCCATTGAAGCTCAAAACATGTTAAGTATGATACATGGTTTAGAAAAAAGCCATTTTTATCGCCATTCTAAATACACAACTGATTTTAGTGAATTAGGATTTGAAGAGGCTTTAACCATTGATAAAGGTGGGCAAGCAGTTTATAAAATAGAAGTTATTGAAGCATCACTAAACACCTTTGTAGCTACAGCTACCTCACTACAAGATTTTGATGGAGATGGTGTTTTTAACACTTGGGAAATTAATCAAGACAGAATGTTAAAAGAAATTATAAAGGATTAAAATGACAATCACTTTAAGCGTAGTACTAATTGTTGTTTTAACTGTAGTGCTCTATCAAGATATAATGAATAGAACCATACACATAACATTGCCAGTAAGTTTATTTTTAATAGCAATGTCCATTAATTTTATTTCTATTGATTTAGATTTTTATAATATTCTATATAACATAGCTTTTGTTTTAATCAATATTTTAGGACTTACATTATATTTTTCCTTTAAGAATAAAGTGTTTATAAATCCTATAGATACCTTTATTGGTTTGGGGGATATTGTCTTTTTTATCGCCATTACACCATTATTTACTTTAAAACCTTTTATTCTATTCTTTATTATTGGGTTGTTATTTTCTTTATTGGTACATGGTGTTTATTCGATTTTTAAAAATGGAAAAACCATTCCTTTAGCTGGGTATTTAGCATTATTTCTAATGATTAATGTTGTGGCAAAAAGCATATTTAAAATTAATGTGTTGTTTTAAATGAATATAGAAAGCCAAAAGCATATAAACTTAAGTATTGATTTGCAACAGGCAATCAGTTCTGATATTGCTAATCATTTTTCAATTATTCCAAAAGAAATCACAAATGATACAAATGCTTTTTTTATTGCTGATGAAAAAATTTTAGAGGAATATGCTATTAAAGAAGAATTAAAACTCATTTTTAATAAAAACATAATTTTAGAGTTTGTAGAATCTTCCATTGTAAAAAGAGCGCTTTCCCTTTATTATAGAAAAAATGATGATAAGCCAAGGTTAGTTTCTTATGGAAATGATTTTTTAGAAGACTTAATTTTCGAAGCTAAAAATATAAATGCAAGTGATATTCATATTGAAATATATGAAGAAGACGTGAGAGTTAGATTGCGTATTGATGGGCAACTCATTGAGAAAAATCATATAAAAAAGGAAAATTATCTTGAACTGATTAATCAAATTAAAATTAAGTCGAATCTAGATATTACTGAAAAACGTTTACCCCAAGACGGTAGAATAGAATATGATGATTTTGATATTAGAGTATCCATATTACCAACTCATCATGGGGAAAAAGTGGTGATGCGAATATTGGGTAGAGATGCTTCTCATTTAGATATTAATAAACTAGGCTTAGATAATGATGATGTACAAACATATTTAGAAGCA
The genomic region above belongs to Mariniflexile litorale and contains:
- a CDS encoding LytTR family DNA-binding domain-containing protein → MTNYIIIKAQDGVINKITSILDEFADFNCVGYTYNHEESMDVVLREMPDLIFINIDFNKNNPFGLVSELNQYLKSDTEFIAISSSKEKTYEAIKMGFFDYLLTPTTELEIRKAVIRFKKKYPIKINNTICLKSYKDYQYLSLDEILFLRADNNTTDFHMIDEVVITAYKTLKTFEPVLPENFLRVHKSYIINCNYVSRVNYGNSKCTLKKSNLSVPFTKTYKNNVEFMVNLLSPSTSCIKLN
- a CDS encoding PAS domain S-box protein, whose product is MSIETREHNFFQEGGEMGKLIRAKDWSKTPLGHPDIWPQPLRTMISVMLDNPFGMYIAWGKEYTQIYNDGYRPILGATKHPEALGISSRETFSEIWHIIGSMFDGVMDGIPIGFPDFMLPLNRNGYVENCYFDFAYSPIRLDNGEVGGVLVTVIETTDKKKAIEDLKESEERFRTMAEGTDIFISVGDENSRTTYFNNAWVKLTGRSMEELLKLGWLDLIHPEDREQYVNIYLNAFQKREPFTGEFRILNSEGKYSWLLAQGPPRFRSDGSFAGYISSCVDITDQKTFEIELQENKDQLEFAIDSTELGTWDYNPISNKFSANDRLKEWFGLRNDKEIDLRDALVAIEENDKQRVTNAIQKALEYASGGVYDIEFSILHIVTKQERIVHAKGRVWFNEEKVAYRLNGTLEDITEKTIANKKTKETELHIRTMVSESPIGICVIDATTLISEIVNNSFIEIAGKPREEIIGKFYWDTFAEVRSYYETALSKVIETGNPFYANEEELRLIRHGKEEIIYVTFVYAPLKDEKGKVVKVAVWVLENTLQVEARKKITISENNLRLMILQAPVAISILRGDDYKVEIANKYALELWGRLEEEVMNISIFDSMPELSTQGIKELLDDVAHTGKRFESPELPIQLVRNGILETVYINFSYEALYDAEGKINGIMSIGFDITSQVKARKNVEESEKRYHNLIYSSPSAIGILYGDNLIITIANDPILEIWGKGREIMGKPYFDALPELATQGYKEIFAEVYTTGVPFNAVETPVHIIQEGKETLKYYNFLVYAQKNIEGKVDGVGIIATEVTSQALLNNKIKESEQSIRALVESAPFPIGVFVGEEMRISLANQSIIDAWGKGSDVVGKLYRDILPEFGNQQIFEQIRRVLQTGIPFHAKNQKVDIVKNQKLSTFYYNYSFTPLMDSSGNAYAVMNTAAEVTELHEAKQKVEESEKRFRDSVKQAPLGITIFRGPDYVVEMANENYLLLVDKTEAQFVGKPLFETLPEVKETLVSIIAEIYKTGEAYYGYEFPIKLNRHGKIEDTYFNFVYHPLKENNVISGIMAVATEVTATVKAKHLIEENEEKLNVIIDASELGVWEYDLKTSESVTSNRFLDIFGFPRENHIPHKHLVSRIHPDDLAIRKAAFERSFETGILHYEARLILDDKSLRWIEVKGKVFYDVKKNPDRLIGTIRDISEERNSQQMLIEREQKFRLLANSMPQHIWTSDPEGNLNYFNQSVYDFSGITQEDIDKEGWIQIVHPDDKEENIKQWNESIKTGKDFLIEHRFRKHTGEYRWQLSRAIPQKDNDGVIKMWVGTSTDIQEQKMFTNELEKQVQQRTGELNQKNIDLEKMNKELQSFVYISSHDLQEPLRKIQTFASRILETEYATLSENAKKHFNRMQESANRMQNLIQDLFAYSRTNVEERKFEIVNLSKIVEEIKETLKEELEEKNVTIELINIYDIKIIPFQFKQLMINLVSNSIKFSRIATPLHIKIDCIIAEGSKFDIDKLSAKKKYCHISISDNGIGFEQQYSEKIFDVFQRLHGKEEYTGTGIGLAIVKKIVENHGGIILAKGELNHGATFNIYIPV
- a CDS encoding response regulator, which translates into the protein MNKIIKVLLIEDEPLTIEAYQRALNETASFNESLEFDIDSASNCDNALLKLKGDKTNCGIDIVFLDMRIPSSKDGVILSGEDLGIKIKNTFKNIKIIVSTSYDDAFRISSILKSINPDGFLIKSDLSAALLLEAIKVVVSEPPYYSQTVLQILRKQATNDFVVDNIDRKMLYELSNGTKMNELPQVLPLSIAALERRKRLLRDIFNVTGKGDRDLLTAARERGFI
- a CDS encoding prepilin-type N-terminal cleavage/methylation domain-containing protein, which gives rise to MNIKHLKGFTILEVLITLVLMSIIISITFSLFNLMGKQLSLFEKENTQVLEYNLFNTTLLRDIDKANNFSYAESDLVLKFYDETEVNYTVNSKYILRNNHIKIDTFKLRVNGYQFINSDEKTNNNTTFLLSLKVLNDTINANYFLSKNNSDIINNSYFNED
- a CDS encoding response regulator → MEKTKLNLLLADDDIDDCDFFKDALEEISVPANLSTVNNGVELMNLLLTEPVNYPDIIFLDLNMPRKSGMECISEIKAIDKLNHIPIIIYSTSLDMNVVNLLYDKGAHYYIQKPGKFAVLKKVIKEAITQFHINNSLRPTREKFIIQP